The genome window AAAAAAGGGGTCATAAAGTCAAGTAAGAGAAGCACTGCCTTATATCAGCTCATCATAACAGTAAACAGGTGAGTAGTTAACTACTCATAGATAAGTGGGGATCCACACAAAGGAGAGAAATGATgtttaatcaaaatgttaaaaagcaaACACTCAATCTGAGAGAACTAATTCTGTTCACCTCAACACTTCAAAGCCTGTGCTAAAACAAACAGGTGAAGGAACACTCCACATGTTGtgaagaaacaggaagtcagcagTCTCATCGTCACATTCCCTAGCTCGCATGCGGGTAATGCCTTTTCAGTAAACACTAAAGTAtgcattgcacatttttaccaGGTGACACATTCTTTTGAAACAGGATTAGACGACAGCAAGAAGAGATTtttgcccacagtattgaatgtatgcaagtcgctttggataaaagcgtccaagtgacatgtaatgtaatgtaaaagatGCATAATATACAATTGCTTCAGAATAcagttgctttatttaaaactataCACACGGGTTGAGGTAAAACTTCTTGACATACACGGTATGATGATTAAAagcttctctcccacacacagctctgaGGGAAACACTCAAAGCTCCCTTTAGAAGCTGGGCATAGAGGTCATGTCCAGCTGAGGTTGTGTTTGACGGGAGAAATGGGCTCTCCTTTCTTACAGGCAGTCATCTTCTGGGTAtctctgaaaaacacaacaggggTGGTTTCAGAGTTATTGCATTATGAGCCATGTCACTGATTAGTTACTGGACATTAAGCCATGACATTAAATTGTCAGCTTGGTTACATTTCTTTCTCTATCCAAGTTGGAGTGAGTCCAGCCTTACCGAGCACCTTCCTCTCCTTCAGAGAGTGAACAATTGGGTTCATGCTTCAGGCTGAAAAAACCTTCTAATGTGATGAATAGGTTGAACATGttggaaaacacacactattGGACTAAAGTGCTGGCACGTGTTCTTATCACATTTAGGTGTATCAGTGGCATACCGTCAGAAATGTGCTTATGCTGTACTCATGAGTAATATATTTATCCCATGAAGCAAcaggtcattttaaatgtgacaaCTGCGCATTCTGCAGCTCTTAAACTTTAAACCTGATGCAGCAGATTAAGtcatgttctgtgtgttttcgACAGTGAAGATTAGAAGGTGTAGAGACAGTGAGACGTCTGTGCGTCTACTCAATACATTTACCTTTGACACTGTTGTGATGGAAATGTGTAAATCCCTTTAGATTTagttcaaaataatgtaaaagaaTCATGTTGATTGATCAGCTacgataataacaacaacaacaacaataacaatattagTGTAGTGGGTATTTACATAATGCTGGAATGTGcagcattcattttattttaactgctaATAATACATGTCCTCTGTGGGACAGATGAATGAACTCAGAGCAAAGCATAATAACATATTCTAAAGTGGTGACATTATGGAATTCCAAACACAAGTAAACATCACACTGATAAATAGAGTGGAATATTAATGTATGCTACCGAAACCTAAGGCTTATTTAAGAGCAGTGTGGGGTAATAGCAAATAtataacaattataaaacataattcaacaaCTAAATAGGAATAAAGGTAAAACTCTTGTAaccttatttaaaataataatgactaACAGTATTTTTGCTCAGATTTCCTGTTCAATGGTATACGGTGTGTCAATACAATGGCCTGTTTTAGTCACCGTTTGGCATCATTTGCATAACCAAAATATCAGATCACACAGATCTGTGTGCATCAGGCTTAAAACCAGAATGTAGAATTAGAAGCAGGGAGGCAGTATAGGTAGGCTgcactcaaacaaacacagcttcaAATAGGTCCCACGGTCAATATGTTGTTGATATCAGCTGTAGTGGTTTGTGTATTCGTGCTCAACTGACATGTTGTTCACAGTCCGGTGCACACAGATGACAGGGTGCATGATTCGAACCAAAGTTCACAAGTGGGGGTTCTACCTAGAAACTGCTGTTCTATGTAGGCAACACGTGCTGGAGTTAACACAGCAAGCTCACAGGCATGTGAGCCGCACTATGCTGAGCGGAAATGAAATGCAGAGCTGGAAGACGCTGGCTGAGTTCTGCCCTGCTACAACAGGCTGAGAGGGTTGTGTATAATAAGAGGATGGTGTACCTGGGACTCAAAAATACCCCTCCTGAtgcaggttttattttatattattgaacTTATAGTTCAAATTCACAGCTAAATAAACGCTTTCAGTTGTATAGTCTATCTTTTGGGGAGTGTTTGAGGTGAAACATGTTACATCCATCCTGAACAAGAGCATTTGGCAGTCTTTGATATCTGCGACTGTTTGTTTACAGTacaagacagagaaacagatcCTATTCATCTTTTCCCCCCGCTGCACAGCACTCTCACCAAACAACTGTGTACTGTTAAAGCTCTGGTCTTGACTGAATACCAAAGCTATTAATCACTAATATAGAAACGACTTTAGATAGTTTATTTGGCCTTAGTGGAAACAGTCTGCCAGAAAAACATTCTGATGTACGATGAGACATCCAGTCGGTTTGGATGCCTCGTGCACCGATACGTCCTTGGTATGCTATCAATGACATTCTGTCTCAACTTCCATGACGATTCCTAGGCAACTTTGTTTTATGAACAGTATTCCTTAATCATGTAAAGCAGTGATTAGAATCATATTCAATATTGTATTCATTTCCAGAGTAACTCGTGTAAttctcttttactttttgaaGCTGAAGTTCTTCCAAAGGTTGCTGATGGTGGCCTGGACACCCGGGTTGTTCTCGTTATTGGAGGGTTTTTTCCCAGAACCCACAGGCTTTCTCCTCAGTCCGCTGGCCCTGGCAGGACCCAAAGTCCGAACCGTTGCAGCTGGACTTTGGCTGATAGGCTTCAGCCGCAATAGACCTGAAACCTGGAGGTAGAAAGACCAAGAGTGGGAGATAATATCAGAACCTAGAGGGGCACGTTGTTAAACTGCTATGAGAGGTACTCTTGATTATCAGTCTGTTACTGTAACGTCATTTAGAAGCTAATCCTACCTTTGGCCTCAGCATGTCTGGTCTCTTATGTGCTTCTGAGTGGGCGGGACTCTGCTCTGGCTCAGAATCTTTACTCAAGTTGATTTCCTGAGGAAGCAAATAAAAGGCACTAAGAAGACAAAGTGATTCTACAGAAATAGCTTTCTGCACACCCACTAAAGAGCAATGAAACTCTGCTGAGGATGAATGTGTGAAGGCTAACCCAACCACAAGAACTGCATTCacatttcaaaaggaaatggaaatgtgtttgaacgTACAGATGCAGCTTCCTCCTGGTAGGAGGGGGAGATGCTGTAGATGACTTCCTCTTTGTGGCAGGAAGTGAGGTGAGGCTGGGACTGGGAAAAGTAAGCGCTGTCTTGAGAGGGGGGTGAATCCAGGAGGTCATCCTTTTCCTCTGGGTCTCTGTCAGTGGGAGAGGGAAGAAGGAGTGACGTGTCTACAGAGGacctgtgtgtctttgtggacGAAGAAGAGCTCTCCTTCTTGTAGTGAAACTGCTGCAGGGCGGCCAGGCCTGCAGAGGACGGAGGGGTTCTCTGATCGGCAGAGCATGAGCTGCCGGACCAGCGGAACAGCTTGAGTCCCTGACTGGCTGAACTGGGAGATGTCATGCTAGGCAATGGAGGTGGGCTGGGGGTGTCTATGGACGGAATGTCAGGACCGTCACTGTCATTGGTCTGGCTGTTGGGAGAATTGTCCTGATTCACAGCTGTGGGCTCCACATCCGGAGGCAGATCCTCCAGAGCACACTCCTTCACGCTCACACTGGCTGATGAGCTGCAACTGCTGAAGAATCTACACATGGGAATAAACACACCCACATCAGGACCATATAGAGTAGTGATGCACAGATTGCAGTAAGAAATGTAGgcaccaaaataaaacatcctaATTGTAAAAAGATGTAttagaggccctattctgctttttggggtttgtcttccctgtagtgtgttaagtATGTTTTtgggcatgtaaatggtctgcaaagactaaaatccatgtgttcctccagagggagtttctgtcAATACAAAAATGGGACAGTGTTGTGCAACAGTACATGGGACTACGGCTCTCCACTGCCAACATCAGTCCACACAGACAGCTAAACTGAAAGAAATAATTCCTTTAGAATGGATCATGTGTTGTGCAGTTGAAAACGCAATAGCTTTTTTGACTTTACCCCAATCAGATCACATCCAGTCCTCAATGTGTTTTCGGTGTGTTTACACCCTTATTTAATGTGGACGAGCACTATCTTATTGCAACcaaatcacacaaaacacactgcaATGCAAGGTGTATAGGGGCCTTCCATGATGTCACCTGCTGCAATGGGCCTGGCCGTCCTCCTCATGCTCCTGgttcctcctctgcagcagggTGGCGAAGCGGTTGCGAGGCTTGGGCTGACTGGTTATTGCCGACTTCTCTGAAAGCTGGTCTGACCTGGATCTCTTCTGAGTGGGGGATGAGTACTGCTGCAGCACATCCTGGTCTGATACACTAGAGTCTATAAGGGGAAAGAGAACAGATGTCACAACAGGCTACACACTGCTGCTTTCATTGTTCTACTATCTCTGCTCTGTAGTTTCGCCGCCACACTGATTCAGTTTActcaacaacaaatacagtagAGATTATTTTGggatatagatatatttatttattatgggCTCTAAGTAGCATTGTCAGTGATGATCATCATCTATCATAAACTACCAATCAGACTGTTGTGCGGTAGTGTGCGTACTAAGAGGGTTGTATGCGTGTTAAAAAGGCATGCAGCACTCAACAGCTTACCTTCTCTCGGTCTCTtcacctgcagctctctgcaggGAAGCCTCAGACCAACCAGGCTGACGACTCTTTCCTTCCCCCTGGTGGAGGACGGCCTGTCTGGGGAGGCAGCAGGCCGGGGCGGGGCAACACATGCTGCCTTTATGCCTCTACTCCAGATACTGGGCCCAGCGGGGACTGCTGAGCTGTTCCAGGTGCGACTTCGGGGTTTAGATAGCTAAAAAAGGAACATATGCCGAGTTATTCTATATTAAATATGACACTTAATTCAAAAGGACAGCTGATCTGGTACCTGCTGAATGGGTTTGTCTGGGCTGAAGTCATCTATCCTCTCCAAGCTGTTGAGGTCAAGATTTCCCAGGGCCATCTGCAAGCCTTTGTCATCTCCTAGATTACTGAGTTCAACATCATCAAGGAAGGGATAATGTGCAAGGGATGGAGAGGTTCCATtccacatttagaaataaaatataacccCCCAGGACACTGAATGTTGCCTCTATTTAAAGTGGTAATCTGGTCAGAGGTGATTCGTAGAGTAGGATACAGTCCAGCGTAGCTGAGGGTGGCCGGGTCCATTTGCTCTGGGTACGGGTTGAGAGGAACCACCTTCCTCCTGACAGGATCAAACACCAGCTGGTAGAGGAATGTGTTGTTGGCTCTGATGAATCCCTCGATGTATTCTTCAGAGACGATGATGTTCATCTTCAGGTACTGACCCAACTTTCTGATCACCTGAGAGGGAACAAGAGCTCACAATCACATGGTTTTACTGACGCAAAGCTGTTGGCGCTAGGGTGGAACTACTGACTCACTTTctttgttctttagaactttcgATGAATATTGTACCTAGAAAGTTCCGAGAAATGTGTGACCGAAACTGGGGTGTGCTTCCCGATGCTAACTTGGGTGGATTTAGTTAACGACTGACAGGTGTGTTCAGAGGGCAAAGCGTTTCCACGGCAACGCCCTGCCAGTGAACGAGAGACAGCCTGTCAGAGAAAGTATTGGCAATATTGTGCTGCATTATTGCTTTCAGAAGAAAACTGTACCTCCAATCAGCTAAATATCCCCCCCAGAGTGTTTAGGATACCAGAGGAACCCCTGAGGACTCCCGACTTGCTATACGTGTAAATCCCTTTGATTAAATGAGCATATCGGTGCGACTGTGACACATTTCCCTACATTATGATCACCAAATGATGTATGAAGAGTGAAAATTGTGGCCAGCTGCGCAATAGTTGGACAAAAACCTCAGATGTTTTTACAGCTGCTCTCCCATCTAGCCGTGATGACCCCCCCACTCTAAGTCTTAACGACCTCTCCCATACACACCCATTATAAATGTGAA of Eleginops maclovinus isolate JMC-PN-2008 ecotype Puerto Natales chromosome 22, JC_Emac_rtc_rv5, whole genome shotgun sequence contains these proteins:
- the exo1 gene encoding exonuclease 1, with the protein product MGISGLLQFIKDAGEPISVKKYKGQTVAVDTYCWLHKGAFSCAEKLAKGEPTDQYVWYCMKFVDMLLNFGVKPVLVFDGRNLPSKREVEKARRERRESNLQKGRQLLREGKLSEARDCFTRCVNITPAMAHNLIKTARARGVDCVVAPYEADAQLAYLTKCGLAQAVITEDSDLLAFGCKKVILKMDKQGNGLEIDQDNMGRCRSLGNVFTEEKFRHMCILSGCDYLASLHGIGLGKACKLLRLAKDPDILKVIRKLGQYLKMNIIVSEEYIEGFIRANNTFLYQLVFDPVRRKVVPLNPYPEQMDPATLSYAGLNLGDDKGLQMALGNLDLNSLERIDDFSPDKPIQQLSKPRSRTWNSSAVPAGPSIWSRGIKAACVAPPRPAASPDRPSSTRGKERVVSLVGLRLPCRELQVKRPREDSSVSDQDVLQQYSSPTQKRSRSDQLSEKSAITSQPKPRNRFATLLQRRNQEHEEDGQAHCSRFFSSCSSSASVSVKECALEDLPPDVEPTAVNQDNSPNSQTNDSDGPDIPSIDTPSPPPLPSMTSPSSASQGLKLFRWSGSSCSADQRTPPSSAGLAALQQFHYKKESSSSSTKTHRSSVDTSLLLPSPTDRDPEEKDDLLDSPPSQDSAYFSQSQPHLTSCHKEEVIYSISPSYQEEAASEINLSKDSEPEQSPAHSEAHKRPDMLRPKVSGLLRLKPISQSPAATVRTLGPARASGLRRKPVGSGKKPSNNENNPGVQATISNLWKNFSFKKDTQKMTACKKGEPISPVKHNLSWT